A single Mercenaria mercenaria strain notata chromosome 9, MADL_Memer_1, whole genome shotgun sequence DNA region contains:
- the LOC128559337 gene encoding melanoma-associated antigen E1-like produces the protein MSSNEYGPRTSILSSNEYGSRTSIMSSNEYGPRTSILSSNEYGPRTSILSSNEYGPRTSILSSNEYGPRTSILSCNVYGPRTSIMSSNEYGPRTSILSSNEYGPRTSILSSNEYGPRTSILSSNEYGPRTSIMSSNEYGPRTSILSCNEYGPRTSILSCNEYGPRTSILYSLTKNVNPVVQ, from the coding sequence ATGTCGAGCAATGAATACGGACCAAGAACGTCAATCCTGTCGAGCAATGAATACGGATCAAGAACGTCAATCATGTCGAGCAATGAATACGGACCAAGAACGTCGATCTTGTCGAGCAATGAATACGGACCAAGAACGTCGATCCTGTCGAGCAATGAATACGGACCAAGAACGTCGATCCTGTCGAGCAATGAATACGGACCAAGAACGTCGATCCTGTCGTGCAATGTATACGGACCAAGAACGTCAATCATGTCGAGCAATGAATACGGACCAAGAACGTCAATCCTGTCGAGCAATGAATACGGACCAAGAACGTCGATCCTATCGAGCAATGAATACGGACCAAGAACGTCGATCCTATCGAGCAATGAATACGGACCAAGAACGTCAATCATGTCGAGCAATGAATACGGACCAAGAACGTCAATCCTGTCGTGCAATGAATACGGACCAAGAACGTCAATCCTGTCATGCAATGAATACGGACCAAGAACGTCAATCCTGTATTCATTGACCAAGAACGTCAATCCTGTCGTACAATGA